One stretch of Prunus persica cultivar Lovell chromosome G1, Prunus_persica_NCBIv2, whole genome shotgun sequence DNA includes these proteins:
- the LOC18789390 gene encoding uncharacterized protein LOC18789390 isoform X1, with protein sequence MARFHPPTLHFAFFYILIALTTNPRLLLASDDDEFSIIDSDANLFHQDYSPPAPPPPPPHPPSVSCTDDLGGVGTLDATCKIVADTNLTSDVYIEGKGNFYILPGVRFYCSSPGCVVIVNITGNFSLGNSSSILAGAFELTAQNASFLDGSAVNTTALAGKPPAQTSGTPQGIEGAGGGHGGRGACCLVDETKLPEDVWGGDAYSWSTLQGPRSFGSRGGSTSREVDYGGLGGGRVWLEIKKFLVVNGSVLAEGGDGGTKGGGGSGGSIHIKARKMTGNGRISACGGNGYAGGGGGRVSVDVFSRHDDPKIFVHGGGSYACPENAGAAGTLYDAVPRSLFVNNHNKSTDTETLLLEFPFHPLWTNVYIENKARATVPLLWSRVQVQGQISLLSDGVLSFGLPHYASSEFELLAEELLMSDSVIKVYGALRMSVKMFLMWNSKMLIDGGGEEAVETSLLEASNLVVLRESSVIHSNANLGVHGQGLLNLSGPGDWIQAQRLVLSLFYSIHVGPGSVLRGPLENATTDSLTPKLYCENKDCPSELLHPPEDCNVNSSLSFTLQICRVEDIIIEGLVKGSVVHFHRARTIAIQSSGAISASGMGCTGGIGSGNILSNGSGSGGGHGGKGGIACYNGSCVEGGISYGNEELPCELGSGSGNDISAGSTAGGGIIVMGSSEHPLSSLSVEGSMTTDGESFERTTLKEKFPLVDSLSGGPGGGSGGSILLFLRTLALGESAILSSVGGYSSSIGGGGGGGGRIHFHWSDIPTGDVYQPIASVEGSILSGGGEGRDQGGAGEDGTVTGKDCPKGLYGTFCEECPAGTYKNVIGSDRALCHHCPADELPLRAIYISVRGGVAEAPCPFKCISDRYHMPHCYTALEELIYTFGGPWLFGLLLIGLLILLALVLSVARMKFVGVDELPGPAPTQHGSQIDHSFPFLESLNEVLETNRAEESQSHVHRMYFMGPNTFGKPWHLPHTPPEQVKEIVVPSGRYEGPFNTFVDEINSIATYQWWEGAMYSILSVLAYPLAWSWQHWRRRLKLQRLREFVRSEYDHACLRSCRSRALYEGIKVAATSDLMLAYVDFFLGGDEKRTDLPPRLHQRFPVSLPFGGDGSYMAPFSLHSDNIVTSLMSQSVPPTTWYRMVAGLNAQLRLVCRGRLRVTLHPVLRWLESYANPALKIYGVRVDLAWFQATACGYCHYGLVVDALEEDSDPASAVSIDGAIRTEESRANSIYKEDSLGHLREPLISQSHRSSENLMRRKRTYGGIIEANNLQMLEEKRDIFYLLSFILHNTKPVGHQDLVGLVISMLLLGDFSLVLLTLLQLYSISLADVFLVLFILPLGILLPFPAGINALFSHGPRRSAGLARVHALWNLTSLINVVVAFVCGYVHYNTQSSNKIHQFQPWNISMDESEWWIFPAGLLLCKIFQSQLINWHVANLEIQDRSLYSNDVELFWQS encoded by the exons ATGGCTCGCTTTCACCCTCCCACTCTCCATTTCGCCTTCTTCTACATCCTCATAGCCCTAACCACAAACCCTCGCCTCCTCCTCGCCTCCGATGACGACGAGTTTTCGATAATCGATTCCGATGCCAATCTCTTCCACCAGGACTACTCGCCGCCGGCTCCGCCTCCACCTCCGCCGCACCCGCCGTCCGTCTCATGCACCGATGACCTCGGCGGCGTCGGCACTCTGGACGCCACGTGTAAGATAGTCGCCGACACGAACCTCACCAGCGACGTGTACATAGAAGGGAAGGGCAATTTTTATATCCTACCCGGGGTGAGATTCTATTGCTCGAGTCCTGGTTGCgttgtaattgttaacattaCTGGTAACTTTAGTTTAGGCAACTCCTCGTCGATTTTAGCTGGGGCTTTCGAGCTCACGGCGCAAAATGCCAGCTTTCTCGATGGCTCGGCGGTGAACACGACGGCTTTGGCGGGGAAGCCGCCGGCGCAGACCAGTGGGACCCCTCAGGGGATTGAGGGGGCGGGTGGGGGCCACGGAGGACGGGGCGCGTGTTGTTTGGTGGATGAGACGAAGCTTCCGGAGGACGTGTGGGGCGGCGACGCCTACTCGTGGTCGACGCTGCAGGGTCCGCGTAGTTTTGGGAGCCGAGGGGGATCGACGAGTAGGGAGGTGGATTATGGAGGTTTAGGGGGTGGGAGGGTGTGGCTGGAGATCAAGAAATTTCTTGTGGTGAATGGAAGTGTTTTGGCTGAAGGAGGTGATGGAGGAACAAAAGGTGGAGGTGGTTCTGGCGGCAGCATCCACATTAAGGCTCGTAAAAT GACTGGTAATGGCAGGATAAGTGCTTGTGGTGGCAATGGTTATGctggtggtggcggtggaaGAGTGTCAGTTGATGTCTTTAGCAGGCATGACGACCCAAAAATTTTTGTGCATG GAGGAGGTAGCTATGCTTGTCCAGAAAATGCGGGTGCTGCTGGGACTCTATATGATGCAGTTCCTCGAAGCCTTTTTGTTAACAATCATAACAAGTCAACAGATACAGAAACACTTCTTTTGGAGTTTCCTTTTCATCCTCTTTGGACAAATgtttatattgaaaataagGCCAGGGCCACTGTTCCTTTGCTTTGGAGTCGTGTCCAG GTACAAGGACAGATAAGCCTTTTGAGTGATGGTGTGTTAAGCTTTGGACTTCCACATTATGCTTCATCAGAGTTTGAGTTATTGGCTGAAGAGTTGTTAATGAGTGACTCTGTAATCAAG GTGTATGGGGCTTTACGCATGTCTGTAAAAATGTTCTTGATGTGGAATTCCAAGATGCTCATTGACGGTGGTGGGGAAGAAGCTGTTGAGACATCCTTGCTTGAGGCTAGTAACTTAGTTGTTCTTAGG GAATCATCTGTGATACACTCTAATGCAAACCTGGGAGTTCATGGACAAGGTTTGTTGAACTTGTCAGGACCAGGAGATTGGATTCAAGCACAACGTCTGGTTCTATCACTATTCTACAGTATTCAT GTTGGACCTGGATCTGTTTTGCGTGGTCCCTTGGAGAATGCCACAACTGATTCTCT GACACCAAAGCTGTATTGTGAAAACAAAGATTGCCCCTCTGAACTACTCCATCCACCCGAAGATTGCAATGTGAACTCATCCCTGTCCTTTACTCTTCAG ATATGCCGAGTTGAGGATATCATTATTGAAGGCCTTGTAAAAGGATCTGTTGTTCATTTTCACCGGGCAAGGACCATTGCTATCCAGTCTTCTGGAGCAATAAGTGCATCAGGAATGG GCTGTACCGGCGGCATTGGTAGTGGCAACATTCTAAGCAATGGAAGTGGCAGTGGTGGCGGGCATGGTGGTAAAGGTGGGATTGCATGTTATAATGGTAGTTGTGTTGAGGGTGGAATCTCATATGGGAATGAAGAGTTGCCTTGTGAACTTGGTAGTGGAAGCGGAAATGACATTTCTGCTGGTTCAACTGCTGGTGGTGGTATTATCG TAATGGGTTCTTCGGAGCATCCCTTGTCAAGTTTGTCTGTTGAAGGCTCGATGACAACAGATGGTGAAAGTTTTGAAAGGActactttaaaagaaaagtttCCCCTTGTTGATAGTTTAAGTGGAGGTCCTGGGGGTGGGTCTGGTGGTAGTATACTTCTGTTCTTGCGAACACTAGCTCTCGGTGAGTCTGCCATTCTTTCAAGTGTTGGGGGATACAGTAGTTCCATTGggggtggtggaggtggtggtggaagGATTCATTTCCATTGGTCAGACATTCCCACTGGAGATGTGTATCAGCCCATTGCAAGTGTGGAGGGAAGCATCCTTTCAGG GGGAGGGGAGGGTAGGGACCAGGGTGGTGCTGGAGAAGATGGAACGGTGACGGGGAAAGATTGCCCAAAAGGTCTTTATGGGACCTTTTGTGAG GAATGCCCAGCTGGCACTTATAAGAATGTTATTGGGTCTGATAGGGCACTTTGTCATCATTGTCCTGCTGATGAGCTTCCCCTTCGTGCAATTTATATTTCTGTCCGAG GTGGTGTTGCTGAGGCTCCATGTCCTTTCAAATGCATTTCAGACAGATATCACATGCCACACTGTTATACAGCTCTTGAAGAATTGATTTACACATTTGGTGGGCCTTGGCTATTTGGTCTTCTTCTGATTGGTCTCCTCATCCTGTTAGCTTTGGTTCTCAGTGTTGCACGAATGAAATTTGTTGGGGTTGATGAATTACCAGGCCCCGCTCCCACTCAACATGGCTCACAAATAGATCACTCCTTCCCTTTCCTGGAGTCATTGAATGAG GTTTTGGAAACAAATAGAGCCGAGGAGTCACAGAGCCATGTGCACCGGATGTATTTTATGGGTCCTAATACGTTTGGCAAACCTTGGCATTTGCCCCACACTCCACCAGAGCAAGTAAAAGAGATTGT CGTTCCCTCTGGCAGATATGAGGGGCCATTCAATACATTTGTCGATGAGATTAATTCCATAGCCACTTATCAATGGTGGGAGGGAGCAATGTACAGCATTCTTTCTGTTCTTGCCTACCCCCTTGCATGGTCATGGCAGCACTGGCGCCGAAGATTGAAATTGCAACGTCTCCGTGAATTTGTTAGATCAGAATATGATCATGCCTGCTTACGGTCTTGTCGTTCACGAGCTCTATATGAAGGGATCAAG GTAGCTGCAACTTCTGACTTAATGCTAGCATATGTGGACTTCTTCCTTGGTGGGGATGAAAAGAGAACTGATCTTCCTCCTCGTTTACATCAAAGATTTCCTGTGTCATTACCTTTTGGAGGTGATGGAAGTTACATGGCCCCTTTCTCACTTCACAGCGATAATATTGTTACAAGCCTCATGAGTCAG TCAGTCCCACCTACCACATGGTACCGTATGGTGGCTGGTTTGAATGCACAATTACGCCTAGTTTGCCGTGGGCGGCTAAGAGTTACTCTTCATCCTGTCCTTAGGTGGCTTGAAAGTTATGCCAACCCTGCTTTGAAGATTTATGGTGTACGTGTCgatcttgcttggtttcaggCTACAGCATGTGGTTATTGTCATTATGGATTGGTGGTGGATGCTCTTGAAGAGGACAGTGATCCGGCCTCTGCTGTGAGCATCGATGGAGCAATACGAACTGAAGAATCACG CGCAAATAGCATTTACAAAGAAGATTCATTGGGTCATTTGAGAGAACCACTCATAAGCCAatctcacagaagcagtgaaAATCTAATGAGGCGAAAGAGAACATATGGAGGGATTATAGAGGCTAACAACTTACAAATGcttgaagaaaagagagatatattttatcttctctcttttataCTTCATAATACTAAACCTGTTGGACACCAG GATCTCGTTGGTTTAGTCATCTCGATGCTCCTCTTAGGAGATTTTAGCTTAGTTTTGCTTACATTGCTCCAGTTGTATTCAATTTCATTAGCGGATGTCTTTCTGGTTCTATTTATTTTACCACTTGGCATTCTTCTTCCATTTCCTGCTGGTATCAATGCTCTATTCAGTCATGGACCCAGACGTTCTGCTGGCCTTGCACGTGTACATGCTTTGTGGAACCTTACATCCTTGATTAATGTC gttgttgcttttgtttgtgGATATGTTCATTATAACACTCAGTcatcaaataaaatacatCAATTTCAACCCTGGAATATTAGCAT GGATGAAAGTGAATGGTGGATTTTTCCTGCTGGACTGCTGCTTTGTAAAATTTTTCAATCCCAGCTAATCAACTGGCATGTTGCCAATCTGGAGATTCAAGACCGTTCATTGTACAGCAATGATGTTGAGCTGTTCTGGCAGTCGTGA
- the LOC18791858 gene encoding glutamyl-tRNA(Gln) amidotransferase subunit C, chloroplastic/mitochondrial, with product MGSRALLLVKGVSSSSLPKNQLFCNFNCKSHFPRPNNNWVRTNCSTTQSSGPSLEPPDLPRLAQTARISLTPHEVEEFAPKIGLVIDWFGQLQDVDLQSVEPSIRADTEGDSFRADIPETFENREAMIAAVPNYEEPYIKVPKVLNKE from the exons ATGGGAAGCAGAGCTTTGCTTCTGGTCAAGGGAGTGTCTTCTTCTTCGCTACCCAAGAACCAGCTTTTCTGCAACTTTAACTGCAAAAGCCACTTTCCTCGTCCTAACAACAACTGGGTTCGTACAAATTGCTCAACAACCCAAAGCAGCGGGCCTTCTCTGGAGCCTCCAGACTTGCCTCGTTTGGCTCAGACTGCTCGAATTTCTCTGACCCCTCATGAG GTTGAAGAATTTGCTCCCAAAATTGGACTTGTTATAGATTG GTTTGGGCAGCTTCAAGATGTTGATCTTCAAAGTGTGGAGCCCTCAATCAGAGCAG ATACTGAAGGTGATAGTTTCCGGGCCGATATTCCTGAAACATTTGAGAACAG GGAGGCCATGATTGCTGCTGTTCCAAACTATGAGGAGCCATATATTAAAGTTCCCAAGGTCTTGAACAAGGAGTAG
- the LOC18789390 gene encoding uncharacterized protein LOC18789390 isoform X2 translates to MARFHPPTLHFAFFYILIALTTNPRLLLASDDDEFSIIDSDANLFHQDYSPPAPPPPPPHPPSVSCTDDLGGVGTLDATCKIVADTNLTSDVYIEGKGNFYILPGVRFYCSSPGCVVIVNITGNFSLGNSSSILAGAFELTAQNASFLDGSAVNTTALAGKPPAQTSGTPQGIEGAGGGHGGRGACCLVDETKLPEDVWGGDAYSWSTLQGPRSFGSRGGSTSREVDYGGLGGGRVWLEIKKFLVVNGSVLAEGGDGGTKGGGGSGGSIHIKARKMTGNGRISACGGNGYAGGGGGRVSVDVFSRHDDPKIFVHGGGSYACPENAGAAGTLYDAVPRSLFVNNHNKSTDTETLLLEFPFHPLWTNVYIENKARATVPLLWSRVQVQGQISLLSDGVLSFGLPHYASSEFELLAEELLMSDSVIKVYGALRMSVKMFLMWNSKMLIDGGGEEAVETSLLEASNLVVLRESSVIHSNANLGVHGQGLLNLSGPGDWIQAQRLVLSLFYSIHVGPGSVLRGPLENATTDSLTPKLYCENKDCPSELLHPPEDCNVNSSLSFTLQICRVEDIIIEGLVKGSVVHFHRARTIAIQSSGAISASGMGCTGGIGSGNILSNGSGSGGGHGGKGGIACYNGSCVEGGISYGNEELPCELGSGSGNDISAGSTAGGGIIVMGSSEHPLSSLSVEGSMTTDGESFERTTLKEKFPLVDSLSGGPGGGSGGSILLFLRTLALGESAILSSVGGYSSSIGGGGGGGGRIHFHWSDIPTGDVYQPIASVEGSILSGGGEGRDQGGAGEDGTVTGKDCPKGLYGTFCEECPAGTYKNVIGSDRALCHHCPADELPLRAIYISVRGGVAEAPCPFKCISDRYHMPHCYTALEELIYTFGGPWLFGLLLIGLLILLALVLSVARMKFVGVDELPGPAPTQHGSQIDHSFPFLESLNEVLETNRAEESQSHVHRMYFMGPNTFGKPWHLPHTPPEQVKEIVYEGPFNTFVDEINSIATYQWWEGAMYSILSVLAYPLAWSWQHWRRRLKLQRLREFVRSEYDHACLRSCRSRALYEGIKVAATSDLMLAYVDFFLGGDEKRTDLPPRLHQRFPVSLPFGGDGSYMAPFSLHSDNIVTSLMSQSVPPTTWYRMVAGLNAQLRLVCRGRLRVTLHPVLRWLESYANPALKIYGVRVDLAWFQATACGYCHYGLVVDALEEDSDPASAVSIDGAIRTEESRANSIYKEDSLGHLREPLISQSHRSSENLMRRKRTYGGIIEANNLQMLEEKRDIFYLLSFILHNTKPVGHQDLVGLVISMLLLGDFSLVLLTLLQLYSISLADVFLVLFILPLGILLPFPAGINALFSHGPRRSAGLARVHALWNLTSLINVVVAFVCGYVHYNTQSSNKIHQFQPWNISMDESEWWIFPAGLLLCKIFQSQLINWHVANLEIQDRSLYSNDVELFWQS, encoded by the exons ATGGCTCGCTTTCACCCTCCCACTCTCCATTTCGCCTTCTTCTACATCCTCATAGCCCTAACCACAAACCCTCGCCTCCTCCTCGCCTCCGATGACGACGAGTTTTCGATAATCGATTCCGATGCCAATCTCTTCCACCAGGACTACTCGCCGCCGGCTCCGCCTCCACCTCCGCCGCACCCGCCGTCCGTCTCATGCACCGATGACCTCGGCGGCGTCGGCACTCTGGACGCCACGTGTAAGATAGTCGCCGACACGAACCTCACCAGCGACGTGTACATAGAAGGGAAGGGCAATTTTTATATCCTACCCGGGGTGAGATTCTATTGCTCGAGTCCTGGTTGCgttgtaattgttaacattaCTGGTAACTTTAGTTTAGGCAACTCCTCGTCGATTTTAGCTGGGGCTTTCGAGCTCACGGCGCAAAATGCCAGCTTTCTCGATGGCTCGGCGGTGAACACGACGGCTTTGGCGGGGAAGCCGCCGGCGCAGACCAGTGGGACCCCTCAGGGGATTGAGGGGGCGGGTGGGGGCCACGGAGGACGGGGCGCGTGTTGTTTGGTGGATGAGACGAAGCTTCCGGAGGACGTGTGGGGCGGCGACGCCTACTCGTGGTCGACGCTGCAGGGTCCGCGTAGTTTTGGGAGCCGAGGGGGATCGACGAGTAGGGAGGTGGATTATGGAGGTTTAGGGGGTGGGAGGGTGTGGCTGGAGATCAAGAAATTTCTTGTGGTGAATGGAAGTGTTTTGGCTGAAGGAGGTGATGGAGGAACAAAAGGTGGAGGTGGTTCTGGCGGCAGCATCCACATTAAGGCTCGTAAAAT GACTGGTAATGGCAGGATAAGTGCTTGTGGTGGCAATGGTTATGctggtggtggcggtggaaGAGTGTCAGTTGATGTCTTTAGCAGGCATGACGACCCAAAAATTTTTGTGCATG GAGGAGGTAGCTATGCTTGTCCAGAAAATGCGGGTGCTGCTGGGACTCTATATGATGCAGTTCCTCGAAGCCTTTTTGTTAACAATCATAACAAGTCAACAGATACAGAAACACTTCTTTTGGAGTTTCCTTTTCATCCTCTTTGGACAAATgtttatattgaaaataagGCCAGGGCCACTGTTCCTTTGCTTTGGAGTCGTGTCCAG GTACAAGGACAGATAAGCCTTTTGAGTGATGGTGTGTTAAGCTTTGGACTTCCACATTATGCTTCATCAGAGTTTGAGTTATTGGCTGAAGAGTTGTTAATGAGTGACTCTGTAATCAAG GTGTATGGGGCTTTACGCATGTCTGTAAAAATGTTCTTGATGTGGAATTCCAAGATGCTCATTGACGGTGGTGGGGAAGAAGCTGTTGAGACATCCTTGCTTGAGGCTAGTAACTTAGTTGTTCTTAGG GAATCATCTGTGATACACTCTAATGCAAACCTGGGAGTTCATGGACAAGGTTTGTTGAACTTGTCAGGACCAGGAGATTGGATTCAAGCACAACGTCTGGTTCTATCACTATTCTACAGTATTCAT GTTGGACCTGGATCTGTTTTGCGTGGTCCCTTGGAGAATGCCACAACTGATTCTCT GACACCAAAGCTGTATTGTGAAAACAAAGATTGCCCCTCTGAACTACTCCATCCACCCGAAGATTGCAATGTGAACTCATCCCTGTCCTTTACTCTTCAG ATATGCCGAGTTGAGGATATCATTATTGAAGGCCTTGTAAAAGGATCTGTTGTTCATTTTCACCGGGCAAGGACCATTGCTATCCAGTCTTCTGGAGCAATAAGTGCATCAGGAATGG GCTGTACCGGCGGCATTGGTAGTGGCAACATTCTAAGCAATGGAAGTGGCAGTGGTGGCGGGCATGGTGGTAAAGGTGGGATTGCATGTTATAATGGTAGTTGTGTTGAGGGTGGAATCTCATATGGGAATGAAGAGTTGCCTTGTGAACTTGGTAGTGGAAGCGGAAATGACATTTCTGCTGGTTCAACTGCTGGTGGTGGTATTATCG TAATGGGTTCTTCGGAGCATCCCTTGTCAAGTTTGTCTGTTGAAGGCTCGATGACAACAGATGGTGAAAGTTTTGAAAGGActactttaaaagaaaagtttCCCCTTGTTGATAGTTTAAGTGGAGGTCCTGGGGGTGGGTCTGGTGGTAGTATACTTCTGTTCTTGCGAACACTAGCTCTCGGTGAGTCTGCCATTCTTTCAAGTGTTGGGGGATACAGTAGTTCCATTGggggtggtggaggtggtggtggaagGATTCATTTCCATTGGTCAGACATTCCCACTGGAGATGTGTATCAGCCCATTGCAAGTGTGGAGGGAAGCATCCTTTCAGG GGGAGGGGAGGGTAGGGACCAGGGTGGTGCTGGAGAAGATGGAACGGTGACGGGGAAAGATTGCCCAAAAGGTCTTTATGGGACCTTTTGTGAG GAATGCCCAGCTGGCACTTATAAGAATGTTATTGGGTCTGATAGGGCACTTTGTCATCATTGTCCTGCTGATGAGCTTCCCCTTCGTGCAATTTATATTTCTGTCCGAG GTGGTGTTGCTGAGGCTCCATGTCCTTTCAAATGCATTTCAGACAGATATCACATGCCACACTGTTATACAGCTCTTGAAGAATTGATTTACACATTTGGTGGGCCTTGGCTATTTGGTCTTCTTCTGATTGGTCTCCTCATCCTGTTAGCTTTGGTTCTCAGTGTTGCACGAATGAAATTTGTTGGGGTTGATGAATTACCAGGCCCCGCTCCCACTCAACATGGCTCACAAATAGATCACTCCTTCCCTTTCCTGGAGTCATTGAATGAG GTTTTGGAAACAAATAGAGCCGAGGAGTCACAGAGCCATGTGCACCGGATGTATTTTATGGGTCCTAATACGTTTGGCAAACCTTGGCATTTGCCCCACACTCCACCAGAGCAAGTAAAAGAGATTGT ATATGAGGGGCCATTCAATACATTTGTCGATGAGATTAATTCCATAGCCACTTATCAATGGTGGGAGGGAGCAATGTACAGCATTCTTTCTGTTCTTGCCTACCCCCTTGCATGGTCATGGCAGCACTGGCGCCGAAGATTGAAATTGCAACGTCTCCGTGAATTTGTTAGATCAGAATATGATCATGCCTGCTTACGGTCTTGTCGTTCACGAGCTCTATATGAAGGGATCAAG GTAGCTGCAACTTCTGACTTAATGCTAGCATATGTGGACTTCTTCCTTGGTGGGGATGAAAAGAGAACTGATCTTCCTCCTCGTTTACATCAAAGATTTCCTGTGTCATTACCTTTTGGAGGTGATGGAAGTTACATGGCCCCTTTCTCACTTCACAGCGATAATATTGTTACAAGCCTCATGAGTCAG TCAGTCCCACCTACCACATGGTACCGTATGGTGGCTGGTTTGAATGCACAATTACGCCTAGTTTGCCGTGGGCGGCTAAGAGTTACTCTTCATCCTGTCCTTAGGTGGCTTGAAAGTTATGCCAACCCTGCTTTGAAGATTTATGGTGTACGTGTCgatcttgcttggtttcaggCTACAGCATGTGGTTATTGTCATTATGGATTGGTGGTGGATGCTCTTGAAGAGGACAGTGATCCGGCCTCTGCTGTGAGCATCGATGGAGCAATACGAACTGAAGAATCACG CGCAAATAGCATTTACAAAGAAGATTCATTGGGTCATTTGAGAGAACCACTCATAAGCCAatctcacagaagcagtgaaAATCTAATGAGGCGAAAGAGAACATATGGAGGGATTATAGAGGCTAACAACTTACAAATGcttgaagaaaagagagatatattttatcttctctcttttataCTTCATAATACTAAACCTGTTGGACACCAG GATCTCGTTGGTTTAGTCATCTCGATGCTCCTCTTAGGAGATTTTAGCTTAGTTTTGCTTACATTGCTCCAGTTGTATTCAATTTCATTAGCGGATGTCTTTCTGGTTCTATTTATTTTACCACTTGGCATTCTTCTTCCATTTCCTGCTGGTATCAATGCTCTATTCAGTCATGGACCCAGACGTTCTGCTGGCCTTGCACGTGTACATGCTTTGTGGAACCTTACATCCTTGATTAATGTC gttgttgcttttgtttgtgGATATGTTCATTATAACACTCAGTcatcaaataaaatacatCAATTTCAACCCTGGAATATTAGCAT GGATGAAAGTGAATGGTGGATTTTTCCTGCTGGACTGCTGCTTTGTAAAATTTTTCAATCCCAGCTAATCAACTGGCATGTTGCCAATCTGGAGATTCAAGACCGTTCATTGTACAGCAATGATGTTGAGCTGTTCTGGCAGTCGTGA